The Mesorhizobium sp. B1-1-8 genome contains a region encoding:
- a CDS encoding AzlD family protein, which translates to MSTTFWIILAGAVATYLTRVGGHLVISRFETIHPRVEAGLNAVPAAVLTTLVAPELLHAGPAEWAALIVTALASLRGGLMAMFLAGAAVLILARQFVG; encoded by the coding sequence ATGAGCACGACCTTCTGGATCATTTTGGCCGGCGCCGTCGCCACCTATCTCACCCGCGTCGGCGGCCACCTCGTCATCTCGCGCTTCGAGACCATTCATCCGCGCGTCGAGGCAGGGCTGAACGCCGTGCCGGCCGCTGTGCTGACGACGCTGGTGGCGCCGGAGCTCCTGCATGCCGGTCCCGCCGAATGGGCGGCGCTGATCGTCACCGCGCTGGCATCGCTGCGCGGCGGGCTAATGGCGATGTTTTTGGCCGGCGCGGCGGTGCTGATCCTGGCCCGGCAATTCGTCGGTTAG
- a CDS encoding aminopeptidase P family protein: protein MFQSFDSAGDPAVGKPRVAMLRQWLAEINLDGFIVPRADEHQGEYVADRSARLKWLTGFSGSAGVAIILRDRAFIFVDGRYTLQVRGEVDLSIFTIESLIDNPPPSWIKDNLGKGARLGFDPWLHTLSEIKALKASAEQSGATLVPLDKNPIDVIWKDQPQPPRAPVELHPIEFAGELAKDKLARLASAIEKDGATHVVLTDPSSIAWAFNIRGGDVAHTPLALGFAILAADGKHQLFMDQRKFSRMVAAYLTQLADLHEPGGFEAAVADLARGGAKIALDPVLAAEKLKMLVEGNGGTVVSAADPARIPRATKNQAEIAGSRAAHRRDGAAVAKLLCWLDRQKPDTLDEIDVVTKLEEVRRQTGEETQMPLRDISFDTISGAGPNGAIMHYRVSRATSRKLVEGELFLLDSGGQYQDGTTDITRTVPIGQPTEEMRERFTLVLKGMIGISTLRFPAGTRGSEIDALARVALWKHGCDFAHGTGHGVGSYLAVHEGPQRIARTGTEKLLAGMMLSNEPGYYKEGSYGIRIENLVLVTPAEQIEGGDIAMHSFETLTLAPIDKRLIRTELLTRDELHWLDTYHARVLAEIGPMVDGETLTWLEKATAPLPHDAKI, encoded by the coding sequence ATGTTCCAGAGCTTTGATTCCGCCGGCGATCCGGCCGTCGGCAAGCCGCGTGTGGCGATGCTGCGCCAATGGCTGGCGGAAATTAACCTCGATGGTTTCATTGTTCCCCGCGCGGACGAGCATCAGGGCGAGTATGTCGCCGATCGCTCCGCGCGGCTGAAATGGCTGACCGGCTTTTCCGGCTCGGCAGGCGTCGCCATCATCCTGCGCGACCGCGCCTTCATTTTCGTCGACGGCCGCTACACGCTGCAGGTGCGCGGCGAGGTCGACCTTTCGATCTTCACGATCGAGAGCCTCATCGACAATCCGCCGCCGTCCTGGATCAAGGACAATCTCGGCAAGGGCGCCAGGCTGGGTTTCGATCCCTGGCTGCATACGCTCAGTGAGATCAAGGCGCTGAAGGCGTCGGCCGAGCAATCCGGCGCAACGCTGGTGCCGCTCGACAAGAACCCCATCGACGTCATCTGGAAGGACCAGCCGCAGCCGCCGCGGGCGCCTGTCGAGCTGCATCCGATCGAATTTGCCGGCGAGCTTGCCAAGGACAAGCTGGCGCGGCTTGCAAGTGCGATCGAAAAGGACGGCGCGACCCATGTGGTGCTCACCGATCCCTCCTCGATCGCCTGGGCGTTCAACATTCGTGGCGGCGACGTAGCGCACACGCCGCTGGCGCTCGGCTTCGCCATCCTCGCCGCCGACGGCAAGCACCAGCTGTTCATGGACCAGCGCAAATTCTCGCGCATGGTCGCCGCCTACCTCACCCAGCTTGCCGATTTGCACGAGCCAGGCGGGTTCGAGGCCGCCGTTGCCGATCTTGCAAGGGGCGGTGCGAAGATCGCGCTCGATCCGGTGCTGGCGGCGGAAAAGCTGAAGATGCTGGTCGAGGGCAATGGCGGCACCGTCGTCTCGGCTGCCGACCCCGCCCGCATTCCGCGCGCCACCAAGAACCAGGCCGAGATTGCCGGCAGCCGCGCTGCGCACCGCCGCGACGGCGCCGCGGTCGCCAAGCTGCTCTGCTGGCTCGACCGGCAAAAGCCGGACACGCTCGACGAGATCGACGTCGTGACCAAGCTCGAGGAGGTGCGCCGGCAGACCGGCGAGGAAACGCAGATGCCGCTGCGCGACATCTCCTTCGACACGATTTCCGGCGCCGGCCCGAATGGCGCCATCATGCATTACCGCGTTTCGCGCGCCACCAGCCGCAAGCTTGTCGAGGGCGAGCTGTTCCTGCTCGATTCCGGCGGTCAATATCAGGACGGCACCACTGACATCACCCGCACCGTCCCAATTGGCCAGCCGACCGAGGAGATGCGCGAGCGCTTCACCTTGGTGCTGAAAGGCATGATCGGAATCTCGACGCTGCGCTTCCCCGCCGGCACGCGCGGTTCGGAGATCGATGCCCTGGCGCGTGTGGCGCTGTGGAAGCATGGCTGCGACTTCGCCCATGGCACCGGCCATGGCGTCGGCTCCTATCTCGCCGTGCACGAGGGCCCGCAGCGCATCGCGCGCACCGGCACCGAAAAGCTGCTCGCCGGCATGATGCTCTCCAACGAGCCTGGCTATTACAAGGAAGGCTCCTACGGCATCCGCATCGAGAACCTCGTCCTGGTGACGCCGGCTGAGCAAATAGAGGGCGGCGACATCGCCATGCACAGCTTCGAGACGCTGACGCTGGCGCCGATCGACAAGCGGCTTATACGCACGGAGCTCCTGACGCGCGACGAACTGCACTGGCTCGACACCTACCACGCGCGCGTGCTGGCCGAGATCGGCCCGATGGTGGACGGCGAGACGCTGACCTGGCTGGAGAAAGCCACCGCGCCGCTGCCACACGACGCCAAGATTTGA